The DNA region CATGGTCCGTGAGGTCCTGGATGGAAGGCGGCACGGCCCCCCGGCGGCGGCTGTCCCGTTCTCCGCTTGCCGAAGTGGAGCCTGAGGGCTGCTGGGTGGGCACCGGTACTTTCTCGCCTCCATCCCCAGACCGCTTTTCACCCCGGGAACGTGAgcgcttcttcttcttcttgctgCCGCCACCATCCCGATGCTTGCCTCGATGCCGCTCACGCCTGGAGGATGACGACGAGGAAGTGGCCGGGGGCGGAGAGGCTGAGCGCCGCCGTCTCCGTCGTTTCTCCCGGGACCGTGACCTGCGGCTACCCCCGCGGCGGCGGTCTGAGCTGCGCGAGCGGCGACGGGCAGAGCGGGACCGGGAGCGGCGGCGGGCGGACGAGGAGGTGTGGGAGCCTGGCTTGCGGTCCCGAGAGCGGTGCTTCTTGGAGTCCCAGGGGGAGGCCGGTGCCGGTGGGGCAGGCTGGGTGCCAGAGGAGGATGAGGCTGCCTCCTTGGCCTCGCCCCCGCTGCGCTTGCGCTCCCGCCTGGACTTCTTGCGAGTGGGTGGGCCCACAGCGGAGGCAGCAGTCGCAGTGGCGGTGGTCGGGGAGGGCGAGCGCTGGCGGTAGCGCTCCCGCCGCTGGGTCAGGATTTTGCGGCGGAGGTCCAGGCCGCCCCAGCGCGTGTCGGCAGCAGGTGGCGCGGGGGCCGGCTCCCCTAGGTCCACCTGTAGAGCTCCCTCGCCATCGGACTCCGCGTGCAGAGACAAGAAGTCATCCCCCTCAGGGGCCCGAggagcaggaggctggggcaggggctgggttgCAGGGGTGACCGTGGAGGCCGGAGGAGGCCGGGGGGCCCTGCCACTGGCCCTGAAGAGGGAGAGCGCCACCCTGGGCTCTTCCTCTGGCTGGACGATCTCACCCTCCTCAATCTCTGAATCGGCAGGTGGCAATAGTGGTGGAGGGAGAACAGCTCCACCAGCTGTCACCACCTCCACAGAGACCTTGCCTTCCCGACAGGCCTCTGCCTCTGTCCCTACCACAAAGACACGCCGTCGGGTGGCTCCATCTGCTCTCGTGGAGTCCGCTTGGGGTGGTgttccaggggctggagttggCTGTGGGGGCTGTGGGTCCGGGTGGGGACTCTCATCACCTGGGAAGTCCTGGCTCAGGCTATTATCATCATAGATGCCTGCCAGGGTCTCAGAGATGCGGCTGATGCTCTGGGACaagccttcctcctcctcctcttcctcctcctcctcttcttcctcttcatcttcctcctcctcctcctcctcaggtgAGGGAGTCCCAGCTGATGAGCTGGGGTTGGAGCCAGTGGGCTCAAAGGGATCATACTTTTGCTCTGGAGCAGGTGGTGGGGAATAGGCCTCATCGGTGGGGTGGAAGGGGTCATAGATGTCAAATCGGGgggcaggaggagctgggggggcaggtgggggaggaggaggaggaggggaaggggaggatgaagagggagaaggagatggtgaagaggaggcagaggagggggcagggggtggagcaGGGCCCCCATCTCCTGTGCCCAGGGTGAGGAGGTGGCGGGCACAGGTGGGTTGAGAAGAGTGAGACTGTGGAGAAACTGCAAAGGAATAGGGCAGACAAGAGACATTGTCAGGGGCACTCCTTCCTGTCCCCCGGTGGAGGGGCCTGCAAGGAGGTCTGTGCCCATCACTGGCCCTCCCACTGACACTCATGCCACAACCAGGTGCTACTCAAGTGCTTTTCGTGGGTGCCATCTAGAGGATGCTCCTAACCCTACTCCAAAAGTACATGACCCTTGGGGCATGGGAGGCCTTTGAGGGAGAGAGCTGAGTATCATTCCCATGGGCAGGCAATAGAGAGCAGGGACCAACCAGGGTGCAAGCCCAGTCAATAGGGCCCTCAAGCCTGCACTCTCAGGCTGTAACAGCATCACACACTGGCCCTTGAAGCCTAGGAACCACCTTGACCAATAGTGGTAACATCATCACAGCAGAAACAGGCTGGAGCAGGAAAGCCAGGGTTCAAACCCAAGTCCACCTCCAAGGCCAAAGCAAGCCCTGGCTTGTGATGCCAACTGCCTGCTGTGGGAGTCTACCCCATTTTTGTGGAGACAAATATGAAGCTGAGAAGGTTAAATGGTGGTCCAAACCAAGGAGGTTGCAGACCTCACGTGCCTAGACAGCTGAAATCCTCCCAAGCTCTCCACTGTGACATGAGCCCCACCCAAAGGGCCACACCTGCTCCCGACTCAAAGATACCACTAATAGCAATGACTAGAGTTGGCTCCTTCCTCTGGGCCAGGCACATGCTTTGCAGATCACTTCCTTAGTTCACCTTTCTAAGACCCCTCTGCACTAAGCGCTACACTCTGGATGTCCAATGTCACACAAGTGGAGACAGTTAATAGGCTGTGCCAAAAGTGAGGAGCTGGGCCTAGATTCAGATGTACGCATCTGCACATGGGGGCTGTTCTCTCAACCACACCACCAGGTCCCTGCCTTGCCAAGGGCACCAACATGGTCAGGTGAGGACAGTACCAGGAAAGCAAGGGGCTTACAAGGGCAGCTCTAGAGCCACCTTGTATTCAGATCAAGATTCCTGTCCTCACCAGTAATGTGACCATGGACAATGGCTCGACCtgtctgcctcagtttcctcatctacaaaatggaacTTGGTTCATTTATTCAACACATTTTTACCAATCCCCTATTTGTGCCAGGCTCTGTTCCAGTTACTAGGGATAAAAAGCAGTGAGCAAAACAGATAACAATCCAGGCTTTCTGGGAGCTTATGctagagaggggagagggaaagacaGGTACCAAGTCTAGCTCATAGGCTGTCAGCTGCTGAGGTGCCTGGAGAATAAGGAAGCAGGCAAACCTGTGTTCACCCCGCACAGGTGACAGCAGGATTCAGGGAGTGGTGATGGCACCTAGTGCCCAAAGAAGACCTGGAGAGTGTGAGCACCTGTTTGCCCTTGTCATTACCACCACCTTCAGCACAACACAGCTGAGAGACTACAGTAATCCAGAAACAAAGAATGACACTTTCTCAAATAACCTCTATAACAGGACAGGATTAtgatgattttgttctttttcctgaagttttagtatttttcaaaggaaaaagacaaaaagtcaactggaattaaaaaataggggtggggctaggcactgtggcacacacctatagttctacctactggggaggctgaggcaggaggattgcttggaCCCAGGAATTTGAGGtgagcctgggcaacacagtgagaattttatctcaaaaaaacAGAGGCTGAGAGTATAGCCCAGTCAAAGATCAcctgcctagcattcacaagttCCTGGCTTAGATCCctaacaccacaaaaaataagtaaaagatgaaaTATAACTCAGAGCCCTCTAAAAATAACTATTAGGTCTTGGATACATCTATGTCACTCTTAAGGTCCAGGCATCAAATACAGTATTTTGCCTGTTTCTGGAATGAAGGTTTATTGGAAAGCTGCCCTACCGTTGTTTACTTATCCTCTACAACCTCTGATTTAAGAGAAATTTCAAAGCACACTTATGGGCCCACAAGAATGACATGGGCCTAGGCACCATGTGTCTAAATGTAACCTGGCACAGGGGGTATATAAGCCACATTCATTAAGGGAACTGGTGTCATGGCTGATATGATGCCACGTCTGAGACAAATACACCGTCTACCCCTCTCTACCTCCTTGAACATGTGTGTTCATGCAGAAGTGAAATCTAAACTAATAGGAGTCCCAGGGATCAGCAGCATGTTGTTAAAAAAGCAAATTCCCAGACTCCCCCTCAGACTGCAAAATCAGAATCCCTGGGCCTAGTGATGTCCATATTACTAAGTATCTCAGATGTAGGCTCAAGTTGGAGAAGCACTGGTTTAAGCTACTCATGGAGGTCTATTGCCATGTGCAAGGTTAGGGAGCAGATTCTTACTTGCACAGTACACACTGTAGAAATAAAAAGCGTGGGCTTTAGACTCAGGTCCACCTTAGCTGAAGGCCTGGGTCCACTACTAAGCACCTGGCTGTGACGTGGATCAAGTGCCTTCTCACTTGCTCACTGTTCACTCCTCTGGAGGACGGAGACTCTTGAGCTCCCCTCCTGGGGAGAGGAGTTCTCAATGTAGTGACACCAATAGTTAGCACTGGACACCAAGGGTTTCACAAGTGCTCATTGCTCCTACTCAGTCCATCCCTACagcatccatttttattttacatataccTGTGTGTACACATAACTTTTACTGCAATCCCACATGAAAAAAGTTAAGTATTTTTGTATAAATGACATGATTATCACTACTACTGTTACTAAAAACAGCTGACTCCCACATAAATCCAAGACCACCTGCCCATCTCTGCCCCAGCCTCACATACCCGTTTTGCCTGTCCTCCAGGCCCTGAGACGGGGCAGCAGGCTGGGCACAGATAGGGGGATAGGATCCCTGTCCCCAATTCGGACCTCGGCCACCAGCTCCAGCATGTCCTCACTTCTGCAAGGCGGAAGGAGTAGTTGAGCCTCAGGGATGCTGCGGCTCTCAGATCAGGGCGATCCCCATTCCAACAGCCCAATGGCCCAATTACTCACTCGCCAGGCCGTAGGTCTAAGCGGCTGGGAACCCAGGTATCCGGAGGATCCAGGATGCTTACTAGCCCCGTGAGGAAGCTGTCTGCAGCCATGTCCAACACCTGGAGTAGGCCAGGAGGGGCTCCATGCTGTGAGAACTCAAAtattatatccccagtccctaagCTCTCAGGAACCCAGTCACTGAGACCCCAAGAAAACTCAGGGTCATACCTATTCCCTTATGCTGCCTGCTATCAGAAATTAAGACCCAGAGATCAAGCCCCCAGAACTTCCTGTCGTCCTCTGTCAGGACCCCAGATCCAGGAGATTGGTTGCCTTCCCCATTCCTCCAAAACCAGGAGTGAAGGTACCCAGCCCCTCTTACTCACAGTAGCCGTGTCAGTTCCCCCTGACTCCTGGGGACGGGGCTCTGACCGTGGGCTCCGGCAGCGCCTCCATCGAAGGCCATGACACCGAGAACCATCTAGAAAAAGAGATTTGCATGGGGATTGGAGACAGAACTAGTCACAAAGacctcctgggggggggggggagcctgTTCTAGTGCTTGACAATGGAACCATGCATCACCTCCCAACTCAGGCCCTGGAAGGCTTCCCAACAGCCTCTTCTGGGGCTTCTCATTCACCCAATTGTTCTCATGCTCACAGGATGAAGTCCACATGCTTCAGCTTGATGTTCAGCCCCTGCTGCAACCCAGTCTCCACAGACTTCTCCTGTTCCCCCTCATATCCTACCACCCTGCTCACACCCTCCCGCACCTAGCCCCAAGGAACCACAGCCAGTCCCTTAATGCCATGCCCTTGTGCCACATACCTGCTGCCCACTTGCCTAATAGGCTTCCCTCCAATCAGACAACTCTGATACATTCATCAAGACCCAGCACACCTGTTACCCTCCTAGGAAGCCTTGCTGACCTTCTCCCTCCATGCTAGTTTGGGGAGCTCTCCTGCCTTCTCATAGTGCATCGGGCTACCTCTAGGCTGTGACTGTCTCTCCCCTGCTCTGGACTGTGGGCCCCTCAAAGGCAGCTATGAGGTCCAGCCTATCTTTGGCTCCCTGTGCCCAGCACAAGGATGGTACCCAGTAGTCCCAGGAAAAGCTTATCCAAATGATATAAGGATAAAGAATGCAGAGAAGGTGAGGCTGAAAAGAACCAGAACCCACCATACCTTTATCATTCGGCAGATCCCCCTGCAGGGAGCTTCCCACAGCCTGCTGAATGGCCCGCTGGGGAAaaagggggtgggtggggggtggaaaAACCAAGAGTCAGAGGTCTCAGGTAAACTACCCTCTGCAACCTCTGCTGCTTGGGAGACAAAACATTCCAGACACCCCTACCACCAAGCAGGAGTACTGAGCCAAGAATGCAGGCCCCCAGCTTCCTCCCTGGTCTCCTCCCCATAGGCCCTGAAGACAGGGCCCTGGAATCTGGACTCCCAGcacttcctcctccctcagctccaGGAGTCCAGCAGCCTCACCAGAATAAAGGCAGAAGGAGAAAGTGTGGGGTCTCTATCAGGTGGACCATCACCCCGATCCTCGCCTGACTCCTCTGTCTTTCCTCGAGACTCATCTTCTTCCTCCATGGTCACCTGGTGGTCAAGGGGCAACAGTGTGGAGTGGAGGCCAGGGAAGGGGATGAAAGCAGAGGATGGATGTGAAGACCTCAAGGGCCTCCAACAGTGCCTCCATCAGCATCCTCTTCGGCATCCCTCCTCCTTTACTTTATCCCAGTCTATCCTGTCCTTGGGAGAGTGCATACACACATGGACTAGAgcaattctttcttttcctggctTTCACCTGTCAACAGGTCTCCTCGGTCACCTATTTCAAGATCTTGCTCCCTAGTTCCCATGGCTCCCCAACATCCTATCCAAACTTCAAGACCTCACTCCTTACCCTCATAGGACTAACAcagactttttttgtgtgttgtgaTTTCAAACAGTGTGTTCCACAGTCCCATAAACCCACCTTTCCCAAACTGATAATATACAAGTGTACTAGACATCATCCAATGCCAGGTACCACATAGCTTCACAGGGCATCAATTATCCTCGATGGTGAGGGaccaaagaatttttatttatatattaaaaaatggagCCGTGAGATTAGTCTGCAAAATCTGTAATGCCacttttaaagcaaaaatgctaaagaaaggCATGCTTTCCCCTAGTCTCATGGAGGCACTTGCCTGTTACCTTGTTGCCTATCCTGTGAAGCATGGCCAAAGCCCTGGCAATGCCACAGAAATTCTTAAGATTACAGTGCCAGTTAAGCAGCTGAAAGAGCATCCTTTAGACTGGCAGATGTCCTGATTAGAACttcagaaaatatgaatattacaGCTGTGAGCTTTGTCATAACTGACAAATCCGCTGCTCAGAAAACAATACCCAATGTCAAAATTCCTAGAAAGCTTCAAAATCCCTAAGCCATACTCTGTGCTTATCTGTAAATGGCAAAATAGTAGCATCTATCTCAGAGAATAGCTGTGAGAATTAAAAGTCACAGACTCATTAGCACATCCAAAGTGCTCAATACACATTAATAGTAATTATATCGTTAGTTCTTAATGTCCAGTTTTCCCCTACATCTGTCTCCCCCACTTCCTCTGCTACAAATCTGTGAAGAAAAGACCTCAGCACCGGTCTCTGACTTACTACAGATTTTTCAAGCTGTGCCCAATCTTTCATTCACATATTTAACCTCACAGTACTCTAAAAGTCTGCCTCTTCTCTAACCCCTCACAGACACATCTTGCCCTGTTATACTGTATCCCAGTTTCTCTAGCCAACATTCAATACCCCTAGTCTTGTGGACAGTTCCCAGCCCCATAGCTGCTCTCCAGCACCTCCTAGGAAGCACATGCTACCTAGAATAGTCACATATCCAAGATCTCCTGCCTACAGACTTGAAGACCCACAAACCCTCTGCAGCATATTACTCTTGAGTCATGCTCTCAGCTCCTTAGATCTTTCAGACCTTAGAAGGTTCTGCAGATAACTGTAGTTCTCAAACTAGAGTCCGGGAGCAGTTTAGTACATCACAAATAGCTTGTTACAAAAAGTAAACAGAACATAACAAAAATTCTTCACAGTGCTTCACAAGTAGTAAGAGGAAATATCAATTCATGGATCTTGCATATTAGTTACATGCATATGTTGTTATGCACTGAGTTTCAATGAGAAATGTATTCCTGACTGCCAATCAAGGTTAAAAGAGTTTGAAAAGCACTGTGCTGGGTAAGTGTAGAAGACCTTACAGACCCTCTCAAACTTTCATGGACTAATTCTAACTTTCTTTACAGCTCCAGGACAATGCAAAAAATTTAAGCAATTTTCATGTGAATTACTTTCTGAAGGGCAAGTACATTTGAGGTGGGCAAAATATCCAATACTCTATTTTGCATTATTCTCCACATGTTTATCTGGCCCCCAAAGGCATTTGAGTTTGCTTCAAGCATAGAAATTGGATTCTTGCAATTCCATCAAAGCCATCCTAGATGGTTCCAGGTCCTTCTAACTGCCCCCAGGCTCCTGTCACCCAGATCAGATACTTGGAGACCCATCCATGATTCTTAATACACCACAATATTTGCCTCCCATCcctggtggggggtgggaggggaacaAATTTCATTCCTCGAGGTGGCCTTAAGCGACTTTTCTACCCTCAGAGTTCTTCCAGGCATGATAAATAGTCAGACCTATGTAGATCAGCCGCATCCACAGACCAGCC from Marmota flaviventris isolate mMarFla1 chromosome 18, mMarFla1.hap1, whole genome shotgun sequence includes:
- the Scaf1 gene encoding splicing factor, arginine/serine-rich 19 isoform X1, which encodes MEEEDESRGKTEESGEDRGDGPPDRDPTLSPSAFILRAIQQAVGSSLQGDLPNDKDGSRCHGLRWRRCRSPRSEPRPQESGGTDTATHGAPPGLLQVLDMAADSFLTGLVSILDPPDTWVPSRLDLRPGESEDMLELVAEVRIGDRDPIPLSVPSLLPRLRAWRTGKTVSPQSHSSQPTCARHLLTLGTGDGGPAPPPAPSSASSSPSPSPSSSSPSPPPPPPPPAPPAPPAPRFDIYDPFHPTDEAYSPPPAPEQKYDPFEPTGSNPSSSAGTPSPEEEEEEEDEEEEEEEEEEEEEEGLSQSISRISETLAGIYDDNSLSQDFPGDESPHPDPQPPQPTPAPGTPPQADSTRADGATRRRVFVVGTEAEACREGKVSVEVVTAGGAVLPPPLLPPADSEIEEGEIVQPEEEPRVALSLFRASGRAPRPPPASTVTPATQPLPQPPAPRAPEGDDFLSLHAESDGEGALQVDLGEPAPAPPAADTRWGGLDLRRKILTQRRERYRQRSPSPTTATATAASAVGPPTRKKSRRERKRSGGEAKEAASSSSGTQPAPPAPASPWDSKKHRSRDRKPGSHTSSSARRRSRSRSARRRSRSSDRRRGGSRRSRSREKRRRRRRSASPPPATSSSSSSRRERHRGKHRDGGGSKKKKKRSRSRGEKRSGDGGEKVPVPTQQPSGSTSASGERDSRRRGAVPPSIQDLTDHDLFAIKRTITVGRLDKSDPRGPSPAPASSPKREVLYDSEGLSGEERGGKSSEKDRRRSGAASSSSSSREKGSRRKALDGGDRDRDRDRDRERDRSSKKARPPKESAPSSGPPPKPLVSSGSGSSSSSSSCSSRKVKLQSKVAVLIREGVSSTTPAKDAASGGLGSIGVKFSRDRESRSPFLKPDERAPTEVAKAAPGSTKPKKTKIKAKAGAKKAKGTKGKTKPSKTRKKIRSGGSSGGSGGPVSLKKSKADSCSQAAGTKGAEETSWSGEERAAKAPSTPPPKAAPPPPALTPDSQTVDSSCKTPEVSFLPEEATEEAGVRGGAEEEEEEEEEEEEEEEEEEQQPATTTATSTAAAAPSTAPSAGSTAGDSGAEDGPATRVSQLPTLPPPMPWNLPAGVDCTTSGVLALTALLFKMEEANLASRAKAQELIQATNQILSHRKPPSGLGVAPAPVPTSLGLPPGPSSYLLPGSLPLGGCGSTPPTPTGLAAASDKREGSSSSEGRGDTDKYLKKLHTQERAVEEVKLAIKPYYQKKDITKEEYKDILRKAVHKICHSKSGEINPVKVSNLVRAYVQRYRYFRKHGRKPGDPPGPPRPPKEPGPPDKGGPGLPLPPL
- the Scaf1 gene encoding splicing factor, arginine/serine-rich 19 isoform X2; this encodes MEEEDESRGKTEESGEDRGDGPPDRDPTLSPSAFILRAIQQAVGSSLQGDLPNDKDGSRCHGLRWRRCRSPRSEPRPQESGGTDTATVLDMAADSFLTGLVSILDPPDTWVPSRLDLRPGESEDMLELVAEVRIGDRDPIPLSVPSLLPRLRAWRTGKTVSPQSHSSQPTCARHLLTLGTGDGGPAPPPAPSSASSSPSPSPSSSSPSPPPPPPPPAPPAPPAPRFDIYDPFHPTDEAYSPPPAPEQKYDPFEPTGSNPSSSAGTPSPEEEEEEEDEEEEEEEEEEEEEEGLSQSISRISETLAGIYDDNSLSQDFPGDESPHPDPQPPQPTPAPGTPPQADSTRADGATRRRVFVVGTEAEACREGKVSVEVVTAGGAVLPPPLLPPADSEIEEGEIVQPEEEPRVALSLFRASGRAPRPPPASTVTPATQPLPQPPAPRAPEGDDFLSLHAESDGEGALQVDLGEPAPAPPAADTRWGGLDLRRKILTQRRERYRQRSPSPTTATATAASAVGPPTRKKSRRERKRSGGEAKEAASSSSGTQPAPPAPASPWDSKKHRSRDRKPGSHTSSSARRRSRSRSARRRSRSSDRRRGGSRRSRSREKRRRRRRSASPPPATSSSSSSRRERHRGKHRDGGGSKKKKKRSRSRGEKRSGDGGEKVPVPTQQPSGSTSASGERDSRRRGAVPPSIQDLTDHDLFAIKRTITVGRLDKSDPRGPSPAPASSPKREVLYDSEGLSGEERGGKSSEKDRRRSGAASSSSSSREKGSRRKALDGGDRDRDRDRDRERDRSSKKARPPKESAPSSGPPPKPLVSSGSGSSSSSSSCSSRKVKLQSKVAVLIREGVSSTTPAKDAASGGLGSIGVKFSRDRESRSPFLKPDERAPTEVAKAAPGSTKPKKTKIKAKAGAKKAKGTKGKTKPSKTRKKIRSGGSSGGSGGPVSLKKSKADSCSQAAGTKGAEETSWSGEERAAKAPSTPPPKAAPPPPALTPDSQTVDSSCKTPEVSFLPEEATEEAGVRGGAEEEEEEEEEEEEEEEEEEQQPATTTATSTAAAAPSTAPSAGSTAGDSGAEDGPATRVSQLPTLPPPMPWNLPAGVDCTTSGVLALTALLFKMEEANLASRAKAQELIQATNQILSHRKPPSGLGVAPAPVPTSLGLPPGPSSYLLPGSLPLGGCGSTPPTPTGLAAASDKREGSSSSEGRGDTDKYLKKLHTQERAVEEVKLAIKPYYQKKDITKEEYKDILRKAVHKICHSKSGEINPVKVSNLVRAYVQRYRYFRKHGRKPGDPPGPPRPPKEPGPPDKGGPGLPLPPL